The Leishmania major strain Friedlin complete genome, chromosome 31 genome contains a region encoding:
- a CDS encoding putative serine/threonine-protein kinase, with product MEEQDQRKPNGGNNGLPVPPSTTETGQGPLQDILGRTPNCQYVKKRLLGQGSFGSAWRVEESATGNVFAAKVMDLNNMSEKDRGFVTNEVKCLSRCCNPHVVRCENAIEREGQLLIVMEYADGGDLYKQIKARVREMKFFREHEVVFIFLQLCLALDHIHSNKMMHRDLKTANILLTTTGLVKLGDFGFSRQYEDSLSNAVGSTFCGTPYYLSPELWHRQPYSKKSEMWALGVVLYEVMALRRPFTGKNMDELITNICHGRCSDLPSSYSASLRDVCNRLLSVDPNTRPTIHELFHEPFIRSNLETLKRSVEKHNRIPADVREAIARCITQSLNTEEPPAHLEEPEPLIGTVKRHTALRGWQKCLLSFDEKQISIRDPSGVDPEEVVPVATLTSVCPIDVMMAGEEFVFAMKNQAGKAFWFMAPSQRAYEQWLTTLQEAAP from the coding sequence ATGGAGGAGCAAGACCAGCGAAAACCGAACGGCGGCAACAACGGCCTGCCAGTGCCACCCAGCACGACGGAGACCGGTCAGGGCCCCCTGCAGGACATCCTCGGCCGAACGCCAAACTGCCAGTACGTCAAGAAGCGCTTGCTGGGACAGGGCAGCTTTGGTAGTGCGTGGCGCGTGGAGGAAAGTGCGACCGGCAACGTCTTCGCCGCGAAGGTGATGGACCTGAATAACATGAGCGAGAAGGATCGCGGATTTGTGACAAACGAGGTGAAGTGcctctcgcgctgctgcaaccCGCACGTGGTGCGTTGCGAGAACGCcatcgagagagaggggcagcTGTTGATTGTGATGGAGTACGCCGATGGCGGGGATCTGTACAAGCAGATCAAGGCCCGCGTGCGCGAGATGAAGTTTTTCCGAGAGCACGAGGTGGTGTTCATCTTTCTGCAGCTCTGCCTTGCCCTGGATCACATCCACTCGAACAAGATGATGCACCGCGACCTGAAGACCGCAAACATACTCCTCACTACCACCGGCCTCGTCAAGCTCGGCGACTTCGGCTTTTCGCGCCAGTACGAGGACTCCCTCTCCAATGCCGTCGGCTCGACCTTCTGTGGCACGCCATACTACCTCAGCCCGGAGTTGTGGCATCGCCAGCCGTACAGCAAGAAGAGTGAGATGTGGGCCCTCGGGGTCGTGCTTTACGAGGTCATGGCGCTCCGCCGCCCCTTCACCGGCAAGAACATGGATGAGCTCATCACAAACATATGCCACGGCCGGTGCTCTGACCTGCCGTCATCGTACTCAGCGAGTTTGCGCGATGTGTGCAACCGACTTCTCTCCGTCGACCCCAACACGCGGCCGACGATTCACGAGCTGTTTCACGAGCCTTTTATTCGCTCCAACCTCGAGACCCTCAAGCGCAGTGTGGAGAAGCACAACCGCATCCCCGCCGACGTGCGTGAGGCCATCGCGCGCTGCATTACGCAGTCGCTGAACACGGAGGAACCGCCTGCGCACTTGGAAGAGCCGGAGCCGCTCATTGGCACGGTGAAGCGCcacacggcgctgcgcggaTGGCAGAAGTGCCTCTTGAGCTTCGACGAGAAGCAGATTTCGATCCGGGACCCAAGTGGGGTGGACCCGGAAGAGGTGGTGCCGGTCGCCACTCTGACCTCCGTGTGTCCCATCGATGTCATGATGGCTGGCGAGGAGTTTGTCTTTGCCATGAAGAACCAGGCAGGCAAGGCCTTTTGGTTCATGGCGCCGAGCCAGAGGGCGTACGAACAGTGGCTGACTACGTTGCAGGAGGCCGCCCCGTAA
- a CDS encoding putative acetyl-CoA carboxylase: MKAMQETSSPVGFRYDSMEQLCSSLGAIMPIKRLLIANNGLAAVKGMDSIRSWMYEHTGDSEAVQFVVMATPEDLKANAEFISLADKHIPVPGGMNSNNYANVDVIMQTALQNMCDAIYPGWGHASENSALPRECMKSKRVTFLGPSEDAMFALGDKIASTIVAQSNGVPTVPWSGDSIRLPPKTFSVDAAAYEKAYVNSPEECEEVCRRIGFPVMIKASEGGGGKGIRSCKCLKDVKNLFFAVSEEVKGCHIFVMRMLENVRHLEVQLLADCYGHCIAVRTRDCSVQRRHQKIIEEGPAFGVDPAIITAMESAAIQLACAVKYCGLGTVEYMYDKETHKFYFLELNPRIQVEHPVSEMISGVNLPAALFCVGMGIPLDRIPEVRAFYGEDPYGTTPIDFSARQSVPPKCHTIAVRVTAEDTDEGFRPTSGKVEEIAFKNSKECWGYFSVGSGGEIHQYADSQFGHIFSSGETREEARRGMVLALRKLVVRGEIRTSTSYAMDLLETPAFRDCDVSTAWLDGMIAKKAAEAPAHQRSIHSALIAASIYRNMRWMQEHKDKYIAFLAAGHVPSTEYLSNLHTESYVSRSEKYTLSAGMVSLNEYAISLNGSIVLVPYRILKSGALQLTIGDKTLVAYVAEEPNSLRITIGGKVTNFSGDVDPTKIMASVPGRLVRYVVDDDGHVNEDDAFAELEVMKMILPLRARTTGTLHHRAVPGTTIAMGALLGEITPDDPSKVARPKEIKDPWPTELLVARQYERPDGVMRARRAAESLWLLVNGFHFKEIPIEERVRRAFADLASLSLSSVTLKAVHLPFIPAEMCEETEARPQTPSEKYRAIIDAIVDRYVTVEQPFDGHSRQEAIEGLRNTFDDNEAVFQIDFAHNQECHHYVMRSVLKYLEGNALLLKSLKGTLSKLVTLKSFAYGSLLLQARYLLRLCSLPSFTERKAQFAEALEEGSLRSLVASSFGYDLLCSIMFDRQMEHLVHICLELFIRREYSGESEIEDLDILKQGTNWYASYNFDPIEDAEVLHMTDELAVGSRRIIGGRGICVMLPDEKLLQSTLASSFRDVVSHYSDDIVIATVFFSVSRESTQSDVARMCRRLMEENAAVFQNFEKLETVYFMAHGMPEGPHFFTFRAETGFQEDTLLRNVLPQSARRLELDRLSNYEVSMHPTPYKDVHVFKAAPKKAGASALEHRMFARVAVTPHDMGMTPWTEATDVDVGHMLAKCLAALQVAHDDSTVKFPDSNHVFVKMIELTFDVRSLQTLLVAAASSYQEKLTELGVRDVEVSFHVKVPSGLIPMRVIASSPSGYGVSVHVYYESLSNGQLQLHRAETSEDVYYSSTGRPAELLLEMSLASPMMPPSRETPHLVRTASKLGDLREMLPSEKEQQISVDMMSEPTEARHRAITLGPYPQLEARDVKRLQARRAGTTYVHDWPAVLNLILRKEWMKQRCALDLSQASIPKNPLRATELFLCEDGESLSTKKTFAQPCGMVVWMVEYAPPRYFDMELKTAPTRRIVVVANDITFQSGSFAVPEDCVFKAASVLARAQHVPFVYISTNSGARLGLSTEVKKRFLVEFTEKNDIAYLYLTKSDYEELRERKEIRMEVEPLEVKGETRYVIKGVVGGPTEYIGVENLSGSGLVAGEMSKNYSEIPTISLVSGRSVGIGAYLNRLGRRVIQTNDSPLILTGSGALNRLLGKDVYMGNSQLGGKQIMVPNGVTHWCTHHDYGSARVLLRWLDYVPAVLHPGRCTPHRLLWAAADPIDRDVTFCPTSNTQYDPRLLVTGLLGQTGLFDRGSWMETLEGWARTVVVGRATLGGIPCGVILVETRLTKKFDPADPADPTSTSSFITQAGQVWFPDSARKTADALDDFHHERLPCFILANWRGFSGGMRDMFDEVLKFGASIVDNLRVYTAPVFIYIPPGGELRGGAWVVVDPTINHNGVVEMYCEPSSRGGILEPSGVVEIKFRDDDVLQLIRRNRPDLAAMEVKAAREAEKELLPYYRDVAVRFADLHDTYVRMKATGVVRDVVPWKDSRRHFYHKLQRKLKELEVANDMLEGGVVGSLAGGVRKVEERYSAAHPNGPAWGTADQDQLKWLRGLDGTWTGESNGHTVLNSSEWAKELQRLLTQNGGEESSMERALAKLFENPAIAKAAKVALDSSACAHSTAE; encoded by the coding sequence ATGAAGGCGATGCAGGAAACGAGTTCCCCGGTGGGGTTCCGGTACGACTCCATGGAGCAGCTGTGTAGCTCGCTCGGGGCTATCATGCCGATCAAGCGCCTTCTTATTGCCAACAACGGACTCGCCGCCGTCAAGGGGATGGACTCGATTCGATCATGGATGTACGAGCACACGGGCGACTCCGAGGCGGTGCAGTTCGTGGTGATGGCCACTCCAGAGGATCTAAAGGCGAACGCCGAATTCATCTCGCTCGCGGACAAGCATATTCCTGTTCCGGGCGGCATGAACAGCAACAACTACGCAAATGTGGATGTCATTATGCAGACAGCGCTGCAGAACATGTGTGACGCCATCTACCCCGGCTGGGGCCACGCCTCCGAAAactcggcgctgccgcgcgagtGCATGAAGTCCAAACGCGTCACCTTTCTAGGCCCGTCTGAGGATGCCATGTTTGCGTTGGGAGACAAGATCGCCTCAACGATTGTGGCGCAGTCCAACGGCGTACCGACGGTGCCGTGGAGCGGCGACAGCATTCGCCTCCCCCCAAAGACCTTCTCTGTGGACGCCGCAGCGTACGAGAAGGCGTACGTGAACTCGCCGGAGGAGTGCGAGGAGGTGTGCCGCCGCATCGGCTTCCCCGTGATGATCAAGGCGTCtgagggcggtggtggcaagGGTATCCGCAGCTGCAAGTGTCTGAAGGATGTCAAGAACTTGTTCTTCGCCGTGTCCGAGGAGGTGAAAGGCTGCCACATCTTTGTGATGCGCATGCTGGAGAATGTGCGTCACctggaggtgcagctgcttgcCGACTGCTACGGCCACTGCAtcgccgtgcgcacgcgtgactgcagcgtgcagcggcgccaccaaAAGATCATTGAGGAGGGCCCCGCCTTCGGGGTCGATCCCGCCATCATCACGGCAATGGAAAGCGCGGCCATTCAGCTGGCCTGTGCGGTGAAGTACTGCGGTCTCGGCACGGTGGAGTACATGTACGACAAGGAGACGCACAAGTTTTACTTTTTGGAGCTGAACCCGCGCATCCAGGTCGAACACCCCGTCTCGGAAATGATCTCGGGCGTGAATCTGCCGGCTGCCCTCTTCTGCGTCGGCATGGGCATCCCGCTCGACCGCATTCCGGAGGTGCGCGCCTTTTACGGCGAGGACCCGTACGGCACCACCCCGATCGACTTCTCGGCCCGCCAGAGCGTACCGCCGAAGTGCCATACGATCGCGGTGCGCGTGACGGCCGAGGACACGGACGAAGGCTTCCGGCCGACCTCCGGCAAGGTGGAGGAGATTGCCTTCAAGAACAGCAAGGAGTGCTGGGGCTACTTCTCCGTCGGCTCCGGCGGTGAGATTCATCAGTACGCCGACTCGCAGTTTGGCCACATCTTTTCCTCCGGTGAGACCCGCGAGGAAGCGCGCCGCGGGATGGTGCTGGCGCTCCGCAAACTTGTCGTCCGCGGCGAAATCCGCACGTCGACGTCGTACGCCATGGATCTGCTAGAGACACCGGCTTTCCGCGACTGCGATGTGAGCACGGCTTGGCTGGACGGCATGATCGCCAAGAAGGCGGCCGAAGCGccggcgcaccagcgcagcaTCCACTCCGCGCTGATCGCCGCCAGCATCTACCGCAACATGCGCTGGATGCAGGAACACAAGGACAAGTACATTGCCTTCCTCGCCGCCGGCCACGTGCCGTCCACGGAGTACCTCTCCAACCTTCACACCGAGTCCTACGTGAGCCGCTCGGAGAAGTACACGCTGAGCGCCGGTATGGTGAGCCTCAACGAGTACGCCATCTCCTTGAACGGCAGTATCGTGCTGGTGCCCTACCGCATCCTCAAGTCTGGTGCCCTGCAACTGACCATCGGCGACAAGACCCTTGTCGCCTACGTCGCCGAGGAGCCGAACAGCCTGCGCATCACCATCGGCGGCAAGGTGACGAACTTCTCCGGCGACGTTGACCCGACGAAAATTATGGCCAGCGTCCCCGGCCGCCTGGTGCGCTACGTCGTCGACGATGACGGCCACGTCAACGAAGACGACGCGTTTGCCGAGTTGGAGGTGATGAAGATGattctgccgctgcgggcCAGGACTACCGGTACATTGCATCACCGCGCCGTGCCGGGCACGACCATCGCAATGGGCGCACTGCTGGGCGAGATCACCCCGGACGACCCGAGCAAGGTCGCTCGACCGAAGGAGATCAAAGACCCGTGGCCGACGGAGCTGCTTGTCGCCCGTCAGTACGAGCGGCCAGACGGCGTtatgcgcgcgcgccgcgccgcggagTCGCTGTGGTTGCTCGTCAACGGCTTCCATTTCAAGGAGATTCCGATTGAGGAGCGGGTGCGCAGGGCGTTCGCCGACCTCGCCTCGCTGAGTCTCTCATCGGTCACGCTCAAGGCGGTCCACCTGCCCTTCATTCCAGCCGAGATGTGcgaggagacggaggcgcgcCCGCAGACGCCGAGCGAGAAGTACCGCGCCATCATCGACGCCATTGTGGATCGCTACGTCACCGTGGAGCAGCCCTTTGACGGGCACAGCCGGCAAGAGGCGATCGAGGGGCTGCGCAACACCTTCGACGACAACGAGGCCGTCTTCCAGATAGACTTTGCGCACAACCAGGAATGCCACCACTACGTAATGCGCAGCGTGCTGAAATACCTCGAGGGCAACGCGCTGCTTCTCAAGTCTCTGAAAGGGACGCTGTCGAAGCTGGTCACCCTCAAGTCCTTCGCGTAtggctcgctgctgctgcaggcgcgctACCTGCTCCGCTTGTGCTCCTTACCGTCCTTCACGGAGCGCAAGGCGCAGTTCGCGGAGGCCCTGGAGGAGGGCAGCTTACGTAGCCTCGTCGCCAGCAGTTTCGGCTATGACCTCCTCTGCTCCATCATGTTCGACCGTCAGATGGAGCACCTAGTGCACATCTGCCTCGAGCTGTTCATTCGCCGCGAGTACTCTGGCGAGAGCGAGATCGAGGACCTGGACATTTTGAAGCAGGGCACCAACTGGTACGCCAGCTACAACTTTGACCCCATCGAGGACGCGGAAGTGCTGCACATGACCGACGAGCTGGCGGTGGGGTCGCGGAGAATAATCGGTGGGCGGGGCATCTGCGTCATGCTGCCCGATGAGAAGCTGCTCCAGTCGACGCTAGCCTCGTCTTTCCGCGATGTTGTGTCACACTACAGCGACGACATCGTCATCGCGACCGTCTTCTTCTCCGTTTCGCGCGAGTCGACGCAGTCAGACGTGGCGCGCATGTGCCGCCGGCTGATGGAGGAGAACGCGGCCGTCTTTCAGAACTTCGAAAAGCTTGAGACGGTATACTTCATGGCGCACGGGATGCCGGAGGGGCCGCATTTCTTCACGTTCCGGGCGGAGACGGGCTTCCAGGAGGACACACTGCTGCGCAACGTGCTGCCACAGTCGGCACGTCGTCTGGAGCTCGACCGGCTGTCGAACTACGAGGTGAGCATGCACCCGACACCCTACAAGGACGTACACGTGTTCAAGGCGGCCCCCAAGAAGGCTGGCGCGTCCGCGCTGGAGCACCGCATGTTcgcgcgcgtggcggtgACGCCTCACGACATGGGCATGACTCCCTGGACGGAGGCGACGGACGTGGATGTGGGCCACATGCTGGCCAAGTgcctggcggcgctgcaggtaGCCCACGACGACTCAACAGTGAAGTTTCCGGACAGTAATCACGTGTTCGTAAAGATGATTGAGCTGACCTTCGACGTCCGCTCGCTGCAGACCctgctggtggcggcggccagctcATACCAGGAGAAGCTGACGGAGTTGGGTGTGCGGGATGTGGAAGTATCCTTTCACGTGAAGGTGCCGTCGGGTCTCATTCCAATGCGTGTCATCGCCAGTAGCCCGTCTGGCTATGGCGTGTCGGTGCATGTCTACTACGAGTCACTGTCGAAcggccagctgcagctgcaccgtgcCGAGACGTCTGAGGATGTCTACTACTCGTCCACGGGCCGCCCCGCCGAGCTCCTGCTGGAGATGAGCCTCGCCTCCCCTAtgatgccgccgtcgcgggaGACGCCGCATCTGGTGCGCACCGCGTCGAAGCTGGGTGACCTGCGCGAGATGCTGCCGTCCGAAAAAGAGCAGCAAATTTCCGTCGATATGATGTCGGAGCCGACGgaggcgcgccaccgcgccaTTACTCTCGGGCCATATCCACAGCTGGAAGCGCGTGACGTGAAGCGCCTGCAGGCAcgccgcgccggcaccaCATACGTGCACGACTGGCCCGCTGTGCTGAACCTTATCTTACGTAAGGAGTGGAtgaagcagcgctgcgcgctgGATCTGTCTCAAGCCTCCATCCCAAAGAACCCGCTGCGCGCCACGGAGCTCTTCCTTTGCGAGGACGGTGAGTCGCTGTCGACGAAAAAGACCTTTGCGCAGCCGTGTGGCATGGTGGTGTGGATGGTCGAgtacgcaccgccgcgctaCTTCGATATGGAGTTGaagacggcgccgacgcgccgcATCGTGGTCGTCGCCAATGACATCACCTTTCAGTCCGGATCCTTCGCCGTCCCGGAGGACTGCGTCTTCAAGGCCGCCTCGGTGCTTGcccgcgcgcagcacgtgccGTTTGTGTACATCAGCACCAACAGCGGCGCACGTCTTGGCCTCAGCACCGAGGTCAAGAAGAGGTTCCTCGTCGAGTTCACGGAGAAGAATGATATCGCCTACCTGTACCTCACCAAGAGCGACTACGAGGAGCTGAGGGAGCGGAAGGAGATTCGGATGGAAGTGGAACCGCTTGAGGTGAAAGGCGAGACGCGGTACGTGATTAAAGGCGTGGTGGGTGGGCCGACGGAGTACATCGGCGTCGAAAACCTGAGCGGGTCTGGTCTCGTGGCGGGTGAGATGTCGAAGAACTATAGCGAGATCCCGACCATCAGCCTCGTCTCGGGGCGCAGTGTCGGCATCGGCGCCTACCTGAACCGTCTTGGCCGCCGCGTCATCCAGACGAACGACTCACCTCTCATCCTGACTGGCTCCGGTGCCCTCAACCGACTGCTCGGCAAGGACGTGTACATGGGCAACAGCCAGCTCGGCGGCAAGCAGATTATGGTGCCGAACGGTGTCACGCACTGGTGCACACACCACGACTACGGCTCTGcccgcgtgctgctgcggtggctcgACTACGTGCCGGCTGTCCTGCACCCAGGGCGCTGCAcaccgcatcgcctgctTTGGGCCGCTGCCGACCCGATCGATCGCGACGTGACCTTCTGCCCGACGTCGAATACGCAGTACGACCCACGCCTCCTCGTGACGGGATTGCTCGGTCAGACGGGCCTGTTCGACCGCGGCTCGTGGATGGAGACGCTGGAGGGGTGGGCGCGCACGGTGGTGGTCGGCCGCGCCACGCTCGGCGGCATCCCGTGTGGCGTGATCCTCGTTGAGACGCGCCTGACGAAGAAGTTTGACCCGGCAGATCCGGCTGACCCGACCTCGACGTCTTCCTTTATTACGCAGGCGGGCCAGGTGTGGTTTCCCGACTCGGCGCGCAAGACGGCCGACGCTCTCGATGACTTCCACCACGAGCGGCTGCCGTGCTTTATCCTGGCGAACTGGCGCGGCTTCTCGGGCGGCATGCGCGACATGTTTGACGAGGTGCTGAAGTTTGGCGCCTCCATCGTCGACAACCTCCGCGTCTACACCGCGCCGGTCTTCATCTACATCCCGCCAGGGggcgagctgcgcggcggGGCCTGGGTGGTCGTGGACCCGACGATCAACCACAACGGCGTCGTCGAGATGTACTGCGAACCGTCCTCGCGCGGTGGCATCCTTGAGCCGTCTGGTGTGGTGGAGATCAAGTtccgcgacgacgacgtgctgcagctgattCGGCGCAATCGGCCGGACCTCGCAGCGATGGAGGTGAAGGCGGCCCGTGAGGCCGAGAaagagctgctgccgtaTTACCGCGACGTTGCGGTGCGCTTCGCCGACCTGCACGACACGTACGTGCGGATGAAAGCGACCGGTGTGGTGCGCGACGTCGTCCCGTGGAAGGATAGCCGCCGCCACTTCTACCACAAGCTGCAACGcaagctgaaggagctggaggtggCGAACGACatgctcgagggcggagtCGTCGGCTCCCTTGCAGGGGGCGTCCGCAAGGTCGAGGAGCGCTACTCGGCGGCGCACCCCAACGGACCGGCGTGGGGCACGGCCGACCAGGATCAACTGAAGTGGCTGCGGGGTCTCGATGGCACGTGGACCGGGGAGAGCAATGGCCACACGGTTCTGAACAGCAGCGAATGGGCGAAGGaactgcagcgcctgctcaCCCAGAACGGCGGTGAGGAGAGCTCGATggagcgcgcgctggcgAAACTCTTCGAGAACCCGGCAATCGCCAAGGCCGCGAAGGTAGCCTTGGACTCGTCGGCCTGTGCGCACAGCACGGCTGAATAG